The Bos taurus isolate L1 Dominette 01449 registration number 42190680 breed Hereford chromosome 18, ARS-UCD2.0, whole genome shotgun sequence genome has a window encoding:
- the LOC527385 gene encoding LOW QUALITY PROTEIN: cationic amino acid transporter 3 (The sequence of the model RefSeq protein was modified relative to this genomic sequence to represent the inferred CDS: inserted 2 bases in 1 codon; substituted 2 bases at 2 genomic stop codons), whose amino-acid sequence MALCLVFSADLTSSTLSRMRCQDVHQFGQKLVRRXQLKPTKGSESPKAPHLNTLDLVVLGVASTLGAGVYILVGEVAMFIAGPAIVISFLVAALSSVLSGLCYAEFGTRVSWTGSAHLYSYISVGELWAFVTGWNLILAYVIAVASVAKAWSHTFDSLIGNHISQALEGIFSPYMPYFLATYPDFVALAMLLLLTGLLVLGAPESTLLYRVFTGINVLVLSFVIISGFVKGDLHNWKLTEQDYTLNTSESIGTSRLGPLGSGGFVPFGFDGILQGAAMCFYMFIGFDAIVTKGEEALNPQRSIPVSTMITIFICFLVCFGVSAALTLMVPYYQIHPENPLPEAFLLVGWGPARYVVAVGTLCALTSSLLGDMFPMPQVIYVMAEDGLLFRGLAQIHAHTGTPVMAIMSSGNLAAVMALLFKFSDLVDLLSIGTLLAYSLVALSVLALRYQPDQKFSKEKTEEEIEMKLKVEENISELVSEAGNSNILKSLWFPTSTIPTRKSGQIVYGCAFLLVLLLIILSLILAQWPSQLFSGDPVLTTVAVLLLLLIIGVTIIIWRQRQSPSPLPFRVPALPVLPLVSIFLNVYLMMQMTSGAWIQFSVWNAIGFAIYFGYGIRHSLEENXKQXSLHLPNSSLKHPCC is encoded by the exons ATGGCTTTGTGTCTTGTTTTCTCAGCAGATCTTACTTCCTCAACTCTGTCTAGGATGCGATGTCAGGATGTTCACCAGTTTGGTCAGAAGCTGGTTCGAAGGTGACAGTTGAAGCCCACTAAGGGGTCTGAGAGTCCCAAGGCCCCTCACCTGAACACCCTTGACCTGGTGGTCTTGGGTGTGGCCAGCACCCTGGGGGCCGGCGTGTACATCCTGGTGGGAGAAGTGGCCATGTTCATCGCTGGACCAGCGATCGTCATCTCCTTCTTGGTGGCCGCCCTGTCTTCTGTGTTGTCCGGGCTCTGCTATGCCGAGTTTGGGACACGGGTCTCATGGACCGGTTCTGCGCATCTCTACAGCTACATCAGTGTGGGAGAACTGTGGGCTTTTGTCACTGGTTGGAACCTCATACTAGCTTATGTGATTG ccgtTGCAAGTGTGGCCAAGGCCTGGAGCCACACCTTCGACAGCCTGATTGGGAACCACATCTCTCAGGCGTTAGAGGGAATTTTCTCTCCATATATGCCCTACTTCCTGGCCACGTACCCAGATTTTGTTGCACTGGCCATGTTGCTGCTTCTCACTG GACTACTGGTTCTGGGAGCTCCTGAGTCAACCCTGCTGTACAGAGTGTTCACAGGCATCAACGTTTTGGTTCTCAGCTTCGTCATCATCTCTGGTTTTGTTAAGGGAGACCTGCACAACTGGAAGCTCACGGAACAGGACTACACATTGAACACATCTGAATCCATTGGCACCTCTAG GTTGGGCCCTCTGGGTTCCGGAGGGTTTGTACCTTTTGGttttgatgggattctccagggagcaGCTATGTGTTTCTACATGTTTATTGGTTTTGATGCCATTGTCACTAAAG GGGAAGAAGCCCTAAATCCTCAGCGGTCCATCCCCGTGAGCACCATGATCACGATCTTCATCTGCTTTTTGGTGTGCTTTGGTGTCTCAGCAGCACTCACCCTCATGGTGCCCTACTACCAGATTCATCCTGAGAACCCCTTGCCAGAGGCTTTCCTCCTTGTTGGGTGGGGCCCTGCCAGATATGTTGTGGCTGTTGGCACCCTCTGTGCTCTTACATCCAG TCTCCTAGGTGATATGTTCCCCATGCCTCAGGTGATATACGTGATGGCAGAGGATGGACTCCTTTTTCGGGGACTTGCCCAGATCCATGCCCACACAGGCACCCCTGTCATGGCCATCATGTCTTCTGGAAACCTTGCAG CGGTCATGGCGTTACTCTTCAAGTTCAGCGATCTGGTGGACCTCCTATCAATCGGGACCCTGCTTGCTTACTCCCTGGTGGCTCTCTCTGTGCTTGCCCTCAG GTACCAGCCAGATCAGAAGTTCAGCaaggagaaaacagaggaggaaattgagaTGAAACTTAAAGttgaagaaaacatttcagagCTTGTATCTGAAGCAGGAAACTCAAACATTCTGAAGAGTCTGTGGTTCCCTACCAGCACCATCCCCACCCGGAAATCTGGCCAGATTGTCTATGGATGTGCCTTCCTGCTTG TTCTCCTGCTGATCATCCTGAGCCTGATCCTGGCCCAGTGGCCCAGCCAGTTGTTCTCTGGAGACCCCGTGCTCACAACagtggctgtgctgctgctgctgctcatcaTTGGGGTCACGATCATCATCTGGAGGCAGCGCCAGAGCCCCTCTCCTCTTCCATTCAGG GTCCCTGCTCTGCCTGTCCTCCCACTGGTGAGCATCTTTCTGAACGTTTATCTGATGATGCAGATGACTTCTGGGGCCTGGATCCAATTCAGTGTCTGGAATGCCATTG GATTTGCCATATACTTTGGCTATGGGATCCGACATAGCCTGGAGGAGAACTAGAAGCA CAGCCTCCACCTCCCAAACTCTTCACTCAAGCATCCCTGCTGCTGA